The Poseidonibacter antarcticus genome includes a region encoding these proteins:
- the cmoB gene encoding tRNA 5-methoxyuridine(34)/uridine 5-oxyacetic acid(34) synthase CmoB, with amino-acid sequence MYNHAMDLITLQKKKDDCRAWKNVEPWYTKIQEVSEKINKDNLCLDYGDWFSVGKREDLNDEEFKLLEETAKRLIPWRKGPFNLFGLEIDSEWQSNIKYNLIRPHFDLKDKVVADIGCNNGYYMFRMLEDKPKKLIGFDPAPLTLHQFEFVNHFVKSDITYEMLGVEHLEFYNHKFDFIFMLGVLYHRADPVGTLKSLARGLNSKGEILIDTFMIDGEDEICLTPNKRYSKIPNIYFIPTISALTNWLSRAGFENIEVIATTVTSSEEQRKTPWSFDQSLEDFLDPNDNTKTIEGYPAPKRVYMKARKIQ; translated from the coding sequence ATGTATAATCACGCTATGGATTTAATAACATTACAAAAAAAGAAAGACGATTGTAGAGCTTGGAAAAACGTAGAACCTTGGTATACTAAGATTCAAGAAGTTTCAGAAAAAATTAATAAGGACAATTTATGTCTTGATTATGGTGATTGGTTTAGTGTTGGGAAAAGAGAAGATTTAAATGATGAAGAGTTTAAATTATTAGAAGAAACAGCAAAAAGACTAATTCCTTGGAGAAAAGGACCTTTTAATTTATTTGGATTAGAGATTGATAGTGAGTGGCAAAGTAATATTAAATATAATTTAATACGTCCTCATTTTGATTTAAAAGATAAAGTTGTTGCAGATATTGGCTGTAATAATGGATATTATATGTTTAGAATGCTTGAAGATAAACCAAAAAAATTAATTGGTTTTGATCCGGCACCTTTGACATTACATCAATTTGAGTTTGTTAATCATTTTGTAAAATCTGATATTACATATGAAATGTTAGGTGTTGAACACTTAGAGTTTTATAATCATAAATTTGATTTTATATTTATGTTAGGTGTTTTATATCATAGAGCAGATCCTGTTGGAACTTTAAAATCACTTGCACGTGGTTTAAATTCTAAAGGTGAAATTTTAATTGATACTTTTATGATTGATGGTGAAGATGAAATTTGTTTAACTCCAAATAAAAGATATTCAAAAATACCAAATATCTATTTTATACCAACAATTTCAGCTTTAACAAACTGGCTAAGTAGAGCAGGGTTTGAAAATATTGAAGTAATTGCTACAACTGTAACATCTAGTGAAGAACAAAGAAAAACACCTTGGTCTTTTGATCAAAGTTTAGAAGACTTTTTGGACCCAAATGATAACACAAAAACAATTGAAGGTTATCCAGCTCCTAAAAGAGTTTATATGAAAGCTAGAAAGATACAATAG